One segment of Rhizobium sp. NXC14 DNA contains the following:
- the thiM gene encoding hydroxyethylthiazole kinase, whose amino-acid sequence MQSKITSGAMLKAMREKPPLVQCITNYVAMNIAANVLLAAGASPAMVHAAEEAGEFAGIANALTINIGTLSTQWLEGMQGAAKAANAAGKPWVLDPVAHYATGFRRAALADLLELRPTIIRGNASEIIALAGGESRAQGVDSRDPVEQAEGSARRLAERQRAIVAVTGAVDFVTDGARAVRIAGGSALMPQVTALGCSLTCLVGAFAATAPEDLFGATVAALATFAVAGEDAALGAAGPGSFSWRFLDALAAIDAETLDARARVSVA is encoded by the coding sequence AAAAGCCGCCGCTCGTTCAGTGCATCACCAATTATGTCGCGATGAATATCGCGGCCAACGTCCTGCTGGCCGCGGGCGCTTCGCCCGCCATGGTGCATGCCGCCGAAGAAGCCGGCGAATTCGCCGGCATCGCCAATGCTTTGACCATCAACATCGGCACGCTCTCGACGCAATGGCTCGAAGGCATGCAGGGGGCTGCCAAGGCCGCCAATGCGGCGGGCAAACCCTGGGTGCTCGATCCGGTGGCCCATTACGCCACGGGCTTCCGCCGTGCCGCGTTGGCCGACCTTCTGGAGCTTCGCCCGACGATTATCCGCGGCAACGCCTCCGAGATCATCGCGCTTGCCGGCGGCGAGAGCCGTGCTCAGGGCGTCGACAGCCGCGATCCAGTCGAACAGGCGGAGGGTTCGGCACGGCGGCTGGCGGAGAGGCAGCGGGCCATCGTCGCCGTCACCGGTGCTGTCGATTTCGTCACCGATGGCGCAAGGGCAGTCCGTATTGCGGGCGGATCGGCCCTGATGCCGCAGGTCACCGCGCTCGGCTGCTCGCTCACCTGCCTCGTCGGCGCCTTTGCCGCGACCGCGCCCGAAGATCTCTTCGGCGCGACTGTCGCCGCGCTTGCGACCTTCGCCGTCGCCGGCGAAGATGCAGCGCTCGGCGCCGCCGGCCCGGGCTCCTTTTCCTGGCGCTTCCTCGATGCGCTGGCTGCGATCGACGCCGAAACGCTCGATGCCAGGGCAAGGGTATCGGTCGCATGA